GATGAAGAAAGGCTCCGGTACCAGGATTGGGTCCGGGCCAACCGCCGCACTGTGCGCGAGGCCTCGGACGGCAAGTTCGGCTACCTGCACGTACCGGACATGATGGCCAACGGCTGGGCGCAGCTCCACCGCGATCTGGATACTGAAACCGCCCTGGACGGCCTGATTGTGGACGTACGGCGCAATCGTGGCGGGCACACCTCCCAGCTGGTCGCCGAACTCATCGGTCGGAAGGTCACTGGCTGGAGCATGCCGCGTGGGGAGAAGCCGCGGACATACCCGGATCATGCCCCCGCGGTCCTGTGATCATCCTCGCCGACGAATTTGCGGGATCCGATGGCGACATCATCACCCAGGTCTCCAAGCTGAGGGGCATTGGCCCCGTGATCGGTACGCGGACGTGGGGAGGCGTGGTGGGCATCGACAACCGCTTCGCCCTGGCAGATGGCACCGGGGTGACCCAACCCCGATACGCCACGTGGTTCAGCGGCGGGATCGGCTGGGATGTTGAAAACCGCGGCGTGGAGCCGGACATCGAAGTACTGTTCCCGCCCCACGCCTATGCCGCCGGTACTGATCCGCAGTTGGAATACGGCATTGGTGCCCTCAAGGAAATGATCCAGGAACTGCCCACGGACCGGCCTCCCCTCCGCGAGGGCTACCGTAAGGTCCGTCCGGAACCGTTGCCCTCACGTCCGCAAAAGGGCTAAGGGCAGAAGCACAATGAGAAGAGCCCCGCCGTTTCCGTGAAGGAAGCGGCGGGGCTCTTCTTATGGTTCAGGGGTGCTGTTCAGCACAAGGTGGAACTAGACCGAAAGCGTGGCATCCAGGGTGATCTCGATGCTGGCCAGTGCACCAGAAACGGGGCAACCTGTCTTCGCGTCTTCGGAGATCCGGCGGAAGTCCTCTTCGGACAGGCCAGGCACCTTTGCGGTCATGGTCAGGTGGCTCCCGGTGATGCCGGTTCCGGGAACGAAGGTGACATCTGCCTTGGTGTTGACCTCCTCAGCGGTGAATCCTTCACCGGCGAGGGCGTGGCTGAAAGCCATGGAGAAGCATGCGGAGTGGGCAGCGGCGATCAGTTCTTCGGGGCTGGTCTTGCCGCCGGACTGCTCGGTACGTGCCTTCCAGGTGACATCGAACGTGCCCAGCCCTGAGCTGTCCAGCGTCGTGTTGCCGGCGCCTTCGATCAGGTTGCCGTTCCAAACCGTGTGTGCGGTGCGTGTTGCTGCCATGTCCACTCCTTGAAGTCGTTGTGAGTCGGCAACCAGCCTGAGGCAGGTGCCACCGGTTTCCATCCTAGGGATTTGCCCGTGGGACCGCACGGCCATTCCGCTGTCAGTGGATTGTGACCCCTGGACTGGCGGACCTCCACGACGCCGACGCTGATGTTTTGCGGCGCAAGGCTGAGTTGCTGGGAGCTTCCTTCATGGAAGACCACAGCATTGGAGACTTCCATTGGCATGTCATGCAAGACCCCGAAGGCAACGAATTCTGCATCGCCCAGGATGAGGTTCGGGTTCCACGGGCGGACTTTTGTCCCCTGTGCCCCAAAAAAAGCAACCGTCCCACTCCGCAGTGTTGCATAGTGGGACGGTTGCCTGGCGTCAGGAAGGTGCCGGATCAGTTCCAGAGCGTGGCGATCGCAATGTTCACCAAGGCAAGGCCGCCAACACCATGAGCCAATCCGGTGGAGACAGGCTCGCCCTTCTTGACCTTGCGGGAGCCAATGACGGCAAGGACTGCCACTGCCACGCCAATGGCGAACTTAACCCCGAGCTTGAAGTAGTTGGGATCGGCATCAGGCAGCAAGGGGAACAAACCCATCATGGCGATGCCGGTCAGGAGCTGCAGGAAGGCGCCGTCGCGCTGGCGCGGGTGGATGGTTGGCTCCTTGACGGTGGCGATCCAGTAGCCCACAATCATGGCCGCGCCGACGATGTGCAAGAACACCAGAATGCTGAAGAGAATACTCATGGACCCAGCTTATCGAGTCAGTTCTACGTCCCGTAGCAAAGCCACGCGGATGTGGATACAGCAAAGGGGCAGGTCACCGGATTTCCCGGTGGCCTGCCCCTTTTAGGTCACTGGCGGACTTTGTGGCGCTAAGCCCTAGAGGCCAAGGTCAGCTTCGAAAGCCCCTTCCTCAAGGCGGGCCTTGAGGGTCTGCAGGAAGCGGCCGGCGTCTGCGCCGTCCACCAAACGGTGGTCGTACGTCAGGGAGAGGTACATCATGGAGCGGATGGCAATCGAGTCGTCGCCATTTTCGTCGGCAACCACCACGGCACGCTTGACGATCGCGCCGGTCCCGAGGATACCCACCTGCGGCTGGTTGATGATCGGGGTGTCGAACAGTGCGCCGACAGATCCGATGTTGGTGATGCTGAACGTACCGCCGGACAACTCGTCCGGACCGATCTTGCCGTCGCGGGTGCGGCCCGCGACATCGGCGATCTTGCCGGCGAGGCCCGCAAGGTTCAGGTTGCCGGCGTCGGAGATGACCGGAACCAGAAGGCCCTTGTCAGTGTCGACGGCGATCGCCAGATGCTCGGCGTTGTGGTAGGTGATTTCCTGCTTGGATTCGTCGTAGGCAGCGTTCAGCTTGGGGTGCTGCTTCAGGGCTTCAGCGACAGCTTTGGCGATGAACGGCAGGAAGGTGAGCTTGACGCCATTCTGGGCCAGGAACTGGTTCTTGGCCTTGAGCCGGAGCTTGGCGATCTTGGTCATGTCGACCTCATGCACCTGCGTCAGCTGGGTGGAGACCTCAAGGGACTCGCGCATGCGGCGGGCGATGACCTGGCGGATACGCGGTGCCTTCTCCGTGGTGCCGCGCAGCGACGATGCTACTACCGGAGCAGCAGCCTTGGCAGCGGGAGCTGCGGCTGCGGGCGCTGATGCTGCGGGGGCAGCGGCGGCCTGCTTGGCTTCGGCAGCGGCCAGGACATCCTGCTTGCGGATACGGCCACCGACGCCGGTACCGGAGACGGAAGCGATATCAACACCGTGCTGGTTGGCAAGCTTGCGGACCAGGGGAGTGACGTAACCGGATTCCGAAGAACCTTCAGCCGCGGGAGCAGCGGAAGCCGCAGCGGGTGCAGCAGGTGTCGGCGTAGCAGCGGCAGGTGCGGGTGCTGCAGCCGGTGCGGGTGCAGCAGCGGGAGCGGCGGCCGGTGCGGGTGCTGCGGCAGGTGCCGCCGGTGCGGGAGCGGCGGCCGGTGCGGCTGCGCCGGAACCGATGACGGCAAGGACGGAGCCAACCTCAGCGGTCTCGTCCTCGTTGACGCGGATCTCCTGCAGGGTGCCTGCAACCGGCGACGGAATTTCGGTGTCGACCTTGTCGGTGGAAACCTCCAGGAGGGGCTCGTCCACCTCCACAGTGTCGCCTATGGCCTTGAGCCAGCGGGTGACGGTACCTTCGGTAACGCTCTCGCCCAACGCGGGGAGGGTGACTTCGTGACCTTCGCCGCCGGAAGCGGCGGGGGCCTCGGAAGCGGGTGCTTCCTCTGCTGCAGGTGCAGCCGGAGCTTCCTGGGCCGGTGCTGCCTGCTCTGCAGGAGCAGCAGGTGCTTCCTCGGCCGGTGCAGCCTCGGCCGCAGGAGCAGCCGAGCCGGAACCGTCGCCGATGCGGACCAAGGGGGCGCCAACTTCTGCCGTCTCGTCTTCAGCGACGAGGATTTCTTCGATGACGCCTGAGATCGGAGAAGGGATTTCGGTGTCTACTTTGTCGGTTGAAACCTCGAGCAACGGCTCGTCGATCTCCACCCGGTCACCAACCTGCTTGAGCCAGCGGGTGACGGTTCCTTCGGTGACACTCTCACCGAGGGCGGGCAAGTTAACGGATTCAGACATGTCGTCCCCGTTCTCCTTATTGATCTTTGTGCGGATGAATTCTGCTGGTCCGGTTCAGGTGCATGCGGCATATTCCGCCGCATGCACCTGAACCGTGGGTCTTGGTAAGACTTAGCCGTGGAGAGCTTTGCCCGCGAGGGCAAGGTGGGCTTCGCCCAGGCTTTCGTTCTGGGTGGGGTGGGCGTGGACCAGCTGGGCCACGTCCTCCGGGTAGGCTTCCCAGTTCACGATCAGCTGGGCCTCACCGATCTGCTCGCCCATGCGGGAGCCAATCATGTGGATACCCACCACGGGGCCGTCCTTCTGACGTACGAGCTTGACGATGCCACCGGTGCCGAGGATTGAGCTCTTGCCGTTGCCGGCAAGGTTGTATTCCTGGGTCTGCACCTGGTCGTCGCCGAACTTCTCCTTGGCGGCCTTTTCGGTGTAGCCGACCGTGGCGATTTCGGGCTCGCAGTAGGTGACCTTGGGGATGTTGATGTCCTCGACGATTGCCGGGTTCAGGCCGGCGATTTCCTCGGCGACGAAGATGCCCTGCTGGTAGCCGCGGTGTGCGAGCTGGACGCCAGGGACGATGTCGCCAACGGCGTAGATGTTGCCGACGCCGGTGTGGAGACGTTCGTTGGTGATGACGAATCCACGGTCAATGGTGAGGCCGGCTTTTTCGTAGCCCAGGTTGGCGGTGACAGGGCCACGGCCAACGGCAACGAGCAGGAGGTCGGCTTCGAAGGTCTGGCCGTCAACCAACGTGACCTTGACGCCGTCGTCGTTCTGTTCGACGCCCTGGAAGAAGATGCCGGTGGTGAACTTGATGCCGCGCTTCTTGAAGGCACGCTCAAGGTTCTTGACGATCGAGGCGTCTTCGTTGGGAACCAAGGAGGGGAGGCCCTCGATGATGGTGACGTCCACGCCGAACGACTTCCATACGGAAGCGAATTCGACGCCGATGACGCCGCCGCCGAGGACGATTGCGCTCTTGGGGATGTAGTCCATGGTCAACGCCTGGTCGGAGGTGATGACCTTGCCGCCGATTTCCAGGCCAGGCAGGGATCGTGAGTAGGAACCGGTCGCCAGGACAATGTTCTTGCCCGTGTAGGGGGTGCCGTTGACTACTACCGTGTTGTTGCCCTCGAGCTTGCCTTCACCCTCAATGACGGTGATGCCCTTGGACTTGATGAGCCCTTGGAGGCCCTTGTACTTACCGGCGATGATGCCGTCCTTGTAGGCGTTCACGGCCGGCATGTCGATGCTGTCCAGCGTGACGTTCACACCATACTTGGCGGAATCGCGTGCATGGTCAGCCAGTTCGGCCGAGTGCAGGAGTGCCTTGGTGGGGATACAACCATTGTGCAGGCAGGTTCCGCCGAGCTTTGCCTTTTCCACAAGGCCAACGGTGAACCCAAGCTGTACGGCCCGCAGGGCAGTGGCGTAGCCGCCGCTGCCGCCACCGAGTACCAGGATGTCGAATTCTTGCGCAGTTGCCTGATCGGCCACTAAAACGCTCCCTCGCGTGAATGATGACACGGGACTGCGTGCCATCTGGTCTTTGGAACTTGTTCTGCCGTGATTATGCCAGCACCTAAGTTCTCTTGCATTTGTGACTATCGAGTTCACCTTAGCGAACCACCTACCCATGCTCCACCCTCTGTGGGCGTTTTGTGGAGCGCTTGTGTCGAGACTCACGTTCACTTGTGACACAGCGCTACACGCCGCATAATTCCGGGGCTGCGCGGCCCTTGCAGGGTGTCCGGCAAGGGCCGCCGCAGCCCGGGTGGGCGGGGGCGTGCCGCCTAGGCGGAAACTGCGAGGAGATCCTCGGCGTAGGCAACCAGGGTGCGTACGGTGCATCCGGTTCCCTGCTTGGGGGTGTAGCCATACGGGCTGCCGTTATTGAACGACGGACCCGCAATGTCGACGTGTGCCCAAGGGATCTGCTGGCCGTCGCCGTTCTTGCCGACGAATTCCCGCAGGAAAACGGCTGCGGTCATCATGCCGCCGTTACGCTCACCAATGTTGGCAAGGTCCGCCACCTGGGAATCCAGGCTTGGGCGCAGTTCTTCCGGCAGCGGCATCGGCCAGACCAGCTCGCCTGCCCGGTCTGCCGCTGACTTCAAGGCAGCGGTGACGGAATCGGAACCCATGACGCCAGCCGTCCGCAGTCCAAGGGCGATGAGCTGGGCGCCGGTCAGCGTAGCGACGTCAATGATGGCGTCCGGCTTTTCCAGGCTGGCAGCGACGAGGCCGTCGGCCATGACCAGGCGCCCTTCGGCATCGGTGTTGAGGACCTCGACGGTCTTCCCGCCGTAGATGGTAAAGACGTCGGCAGGCCGTGCCGCAGCACCCGAGGGCATGTTCTCCGCAATGCAGAGCCACGCGGTCGCCTTGATGTTCAGGCCAAGCGAAGCGATGGCCAGGACGGTATTAAGGACGACGGCGGCGCCCGCCATATCGCTCTTCATGTCGCCCATGCCGAGGGCCGGCTTGATGGAGATACCGCCGGTGTCGAATGTGATGCCCTTGCCCACGAGGGCAATCTTCTTGGTGGCTTTGGCCGGCGTGTATTCGACCTTCACCAGGCGTGGCTGGCGGGTTGAACCCTTGCCGACGCCAAGGATGCCGCCGAAGCCTTCCTTTTCCAGGCGCTTTTCATCCCAGACAGTGACCTTGACGGGCAGGCCCTTGGCGAGTTCCTTGGCGGACTCGGCAAAGGACTCCGGGTAGAGGTGGCTGGGAGGCTGGTTGACCAGGGTCCGGGTGGCGTTGACGGCGCGGGCCACAACAGCAGCACGGTCCAGTGCCGGTTGTGCGTCCTTGGGATCGACATCGGAGAAAATCAGGGCCTTGGCTACAGGGGCTTTCAGTCCGTCCTTGCTGGAACGGTGCTCCGTGTAGGAATAGGCGCCAAGGGCGGCACCTTCGGCGATGGCCGCGACATCGGCGACGCCGGTAGTGGGGAATGCCAAGGTTACTGACGTGACGCCGGCCAGTTGCCGGACGGCAGAGCCCGCGGCCCGACGCAGGGATTCTTCGGGGAGGCTGCCGGATTCCGACAATTTGCCCACGCCGGCGAGGACCAAAATTCCCGAGCCCGTCTCCGGCAAGCCCGGGAGCCGGTGTGCCTGATCGGCAGCGCCGGTGATCCCCAGCAGTTTGAGTGAGCCCGCAACGGACTCAGCTGCCTTTGCGCTCAACGGATTAGGGAGCAGCGCTGGCCCATCCGCGCCCTGCGCAACTCCAATCACAAGTGCGTCGCTGGGGGACTTTTTCAGGTCCTTGGCGATGATGCCCAGGATGATGTCAGTAGTCTTGACCACGAGGATGTTGCCTCACTTCTCTCTGCATTGCATGGCTGGGCCGCATGTTTGGCGGCCTGCCCCGGTACGCGCCCGACGTCCTCTTCCGACGGCGGCCTTGGTCTTCAGGGGCCAGTGTCGCAAGAGGATACCGGCCCGTTTCGATCGTAGTCTCTTGAGAGCTGCGGACAGCAATTAAATGAGAGCTGCGGCACATCCGGTGCAGGAATGCCCGCTGGAGGTGCAGCGTTGTAAGGATTAATGGAATCCCACCGCTACTCCCAAAGGCCCCGTTGGCGCCATGTGGCCGGCGCCTCCGGGACCTTCCCCTACTTTGTCATTGCGAAAGGAACACGCCGTGTTTGAACGGATATCCGGCTCCCTCCTGGACCCTGAATCGCTGTACGCGCGCAACATCGAGACCTTCCACAGCCCCGAGCTCCGCGGGCTGAACATGGTCATGGGATTCACCGGCTTTGCCGACGCCGGCCAGGTGGTCCGGCAGATCAACGCGGAACTGCTGGACGAGCTCGACGCCGAGGTAGTGGCCATGTTCGACGCCGACCAACTGATCGACTACCGTTCGCGCCGCCCCCACATCAGTTTCGTGGAGGATCACGTGCAGGACTACCAGGCCCCCAAGCTTGGTCTGTATAAGTTGACCGACGGCCTCGGTCAACCGTTCCTGTTGCTGGCCGGCTTCGAACCGGACCTCCAGTGGGAGCGTTTCTCGCGGGCCGTCGTCGGGATTGTTGAAGAGCTGGACGTTAACCTGGTCACCTGGATCCACTCCATTCCCATGCCTGTCCCGCACACGCGGCCCGTGGGAGTCACCGTTCATGGCAACCGGCCGGATCTCATCGAAGGTATTTCCAGCTGGAAGCCCACTGTGGACGTTCCCGCTGCAATCGGCCACATCCTTGAACTCCGGCTGACGGAAGCGGAACGCAACGTGGCGGGCTATGTGATCCATGTTCCGCATTACTTGTCAGAAGCCGAATATCCTCCGGCGGCCGTAGCTGGCTTGGAGTACCTGGGAGCGGCAACATCGCTGATGTTGCCCACCGACCGGCTCCGTGAATCGGGCCGGGAAGTTGGTCGCCAGATCGCCGAACAGATTGAAGCCTCGGAAGAGGTCCAAGCGGTAGTCACCAATCTTGAGACCCGGTACGACGAGAAATCAGAGGGCGTAGTCCGTCGCTCGCTGCTGGCGGACGAGAACGATGAGCTGCCCAATGCCGAGGACATCGGAGCCGCCGTCGAGGCTTATTTGGCCCGTAAGGACTCGCCACAATAAATCATCTTTCAGGAGGTGACAGGCATAATTGAGGGGTGAATGCACCCCGCGCCTGGCTTATCTGGACGATCGGCGTGTTCGCCTACCTGGTGGCGGTGGCGCAACGAACGTCCTTCGGCGTTGCTGGATTGGAAGCTACTGAGCGCTTCCATGCCAGTGCAGCTGCCATCTCCTTCTTCACCGTGCTTCAACTCCTTGTCTATGCAGGGCTGCAGATTCCGGTAGGGGTCCTGGTGGACAGGTTCGGTTCACGGGCCATGATCGCCGGGGGAGCAGCCCTGATGGGGCTGGGCCAAGTGCAGCTCGCGTTCGCGGACAGTGTGCCCGGGGGCGTCCTGGGCCGGGTCCTGGTGGGTGCCGGTGACGCCATGACCTTCATTTCGGTGATCCGTCTGGTGCCGTTGTGGTTCGCTCCCGCCAAGGTTCCCTTGGTCACCCAGCTCACCGGGATGTCCGGACAATTGGGGCAGCTCATCAGCGTGGTTCCGTTTGCCCTTCTCCTTCACACCTCAGGGTGGACCCCCGCGTTCCTCACCCTGGCCGCCATGTCAGTGCTGGCCGTGGTGCTGGTTCTCGCGATGCTGCGGGATGCTCCTCCCGGGCATCCGCCCAAGGAGTCCGGGCAAGGCCTGAGGGCCACGGGAGTCTCCCTGTCACGTGCTTGGAAACAGCCAGGGACCCGGCTGGGGTTGTGGAGCCACTTCACCGTCCAGTTCAGCGGAAACCTGTTTGCCATGACGTGGGGCTACCCGTTCCTGCTCTCGGCCCAGGGCCTTGATGCGGGGACAGTCTCCGCTTTGATGGCGCTGTTTGTGGCAACGGCCATCATTGCCGGTCCGGGCTTTGGCCGCTTCGTCTCCAAGCACCCCATGCGACGTTCAGCCATGGTCCTGATGATCACTTTGGCCACTGCTATGGCGTGGGCTGCCGTTCTCCTCCTTCCAGACCGCGCTCCGCTGTGGATGCTGGTGGTGCTGGTAGTGGTACTGGCGGTTGGAGGTCCGGGGTCCATGATCGGTTTCGACTTTGCGCGGACCTTCAACCCTTCGCACCGGATCGGCACGGCAACCGGAATTGTGAACGTTGGTGGCTTCATTGCGGCACTTGTGGCGATCTACCTCATCGGCCTGGTTCTGGACCTCCTGAATGCCAGCGGTTTCTCGGGCGGCGATTTGTACGGCCTGGCACCGTTCCGCATTGCACTCAGCGTGCAGTTCCTGCTCCTTGGCCTGGGAACGGTCCTTATCCTGGTGACCCGGCGTAAAGTCCGGCGGCAGATGGCCGCCCAGGGAATCCATGTACAGCCGTTGGTCGCGGCTCTGGCCAAGCAGCGCCGGGAGCGTATGGAAAGAAGGCGCGCTTCGCGTGCCACCGTGGCAAAGGATCAATAGGGCGGCTGCCGCCCTTCACACGGCCTAATTTTTACCGGTTTTTCCACATAGGCAAGGTGTGGTCTGTTTCGGCTGGCAGGACTTACGCAGGCTGGATGCATGACCACCAAGAGAACACTGAGCATCCACCGACCTGAAGACATTCTTGGCTATATCCCTCACCTGCTGGGCTATTGGCCCGAAGACAGCCTGGTTGCCATCACCGTGCAGGGGAAAATCCTGGGCGCGACGCTGCGTGTGGATCTTCCGTCCCGCCGGTCGGCCCGGGCACTTGCCGGTTTCGCTGAACAGATACGCCATTACCTGGTGGCGGACGAAGCCGCCAACGGTGTGTTGCTTGCTGTCTACACTGACGCCGGTTGGGCCGAAGGCACCGTCGTCGACCAGACGATGCCAATGATTGAAGCCTTGCAACTGTCCCTCGACGAGGTTGACTTGTCGGTGCGGGATGCCTGGCTGATCGGAACCCAATACTGGCGCAGTGCCTTCTGTTCGGACAAGGGCTGTTGCCCGGATCCAGGACTTCCGGTGGCCCGCATCAAGGACAGCCAGCTGAGCGCTGAGCTCGTGTACCAAGGGAGTGCAGTCGGTCCGTCGCCGAGGAGCGGCACTGGACAACCTTCGCTCGCCAGATCAGGACCGCTGGATCCGTCCGTGAAGGAAGCGGAGTCCCGGTTCGGGGAGCGCATCCTCGGCATGTGGCGCAGTGAGCGGTGCCTGGAGTCCGTCCTTGCGGTCTGGCATCACGTCCTCGCCAGGGTTGAGCACGCACCTTTGCAGCCGGAGACTGATGCGCAACTCATCGGATTCCTCAGGACCACGCTGAAGGTGCCGGCTTGGCGGGATGCCGTGGTGGTCATGGCGGCCGCCGGCATGGACTCTGCAATATCCGGGGCTGCTGCTTTTGAACTCTTCAGCGGTGAAGAGTCATGCGCGCCGCCGTTTGATGTTGGCGAACTCGGCGTTACGGCATCCGCAGGCAACCCTCCGGCCTTTGCTCCGAGTGGTTCGAGTGGGCAAGGGGATGTCTTCACTTATGGCGATGTCCTGCTGGGAATGCGCCCCGATACGCCGTGCTGGGGCCGTGTTGATGCGTTGCACCGCGTTCTTGCCGGGCTGTGCGTGGAAGGGGAGTCGGGTGACGTGGCTGCTGCGGCGTTCACGCTCCAAGGGTGGATCTCATGGTGCAAGGGCAGCGGTTCAATCGCCCATGCATGCCTTGTCCGGGCTGAAACTGCCCGTCCTGGTTATCGATTGGCCGCACTGCTGATGGAAGTCCTGGGCAAGGGCGCCGTTTGTCGTTGGGCGGCCCGGCCCGCCTCGGCCTGGCGGGGATCCAGGCAAGCACAGGTATAGGACGCCTGTATCCACGTGGTGGGACTTCAACAGGCATGGGTTTCGCAAAACCGTGAGACAATGGATGCCGAGACCCGGTTGGGTCCGCGTTTGAATGCCTGCTTGAGCCCGGAAACGGGAACAAATCAGCGTTGTCGGGAGTTCTATCTACAGACTCTGCAGACGGCGATCGCATTTGAAATTGATCGCGGACTTGACAGGGTCATAGTGGTGTTGCCCGTATGGTGATTCCACAGACCGCCGCTAGAAAGGTTTTCTGTGACTCCGTCTTCCGTCGAGAAGGAACCCGCCGCCCAGGCTGAATTGACCGCCGAGGAAAAGAAGGCGGCCACGTCGGCAAAGCGCGCGGCGACACGCGCTGCCAACAAGGCTTCAGAGGGTGACTCTGACAAGCCAGCACCCAAGAAGCGTGGGCCCAAGCCCGGCGCGAAGGCCGCCGCTGAGGCCGCGAACAAGTCTGGCTCCGACTCCGAGGAAGCCACTGCCGAGGACGAAGACTTTGATCCCGCAGCAGCGGAGGAAGTCGAAGTCGGGGAAGATGACACCGAGGATGGTGCAGCTGCCGCCAAGGACAAGCCCGCCCCGTCCGGCTCGGGATTCGTCTATTCCGACGCCGACGACGACGACGCCCCCGTCCAGCAGGTCATGTCCGCGGGCGCAACCGCCGACCCCGTCAAGGACTACCTGAAGCAGATCGGCAAGGTCGCCCTGCTGAACGCAGAGCAGGAAGTGGACCTGGCACTTCGCATTGAAGCCGGCCTTTTTGCCGAGGAAAAGATCAACGCTGATGACGGATCCATGGATCCCAAACTCAAGCGTGAACTTGAGTTCGTCATTCACGACGGAAAGCGCGCCAAGAATCACCTGCTCGAGGCCAACCTGCGTCTCGTCGTTTCCTTGGCCAAGCGCTACACAGGCCGTGGCATGCTCTTCCTGGACCTGATCCAGGAAGGCAACCTTGGCCTTATTCGTGCCGTGGAGAAGTTCGACTACACCAAGGGCTTCAAGTTCTCCACGTACGCCACGTGGTGGATTCGCCAGGCCATCACGCGCGCCATGGCTGACCAGGCCCGCACCATCCGTATTCCGGTGCACATGGTGGAAGTCATCAACAAGCTGGCACGTGTCCAGCGCCAGATGCTCCAGGACCTCGGCCGCGAACCAACGCCGGAAGAGCTGGCACTGGAGCTGGATATGACCCCTGAGAAGGTAGTAGAGGTCCAGAAGTACGGACGCGAGCCGATCTCGCTCCACACCCCGCTCGGCGAGGATGGAGACTCCGAGTTTGGTGACCTGATTGAGGACTCGGAAGCTGTAGTTCCGGCCGACGCCGTCAGCTTCACCCTTCTGCAGGAGCAGCTCCACTCGGTGCTGGACACCCTGTCCGAGCGCGAAGCCGGCGTGGTGGCCATGCGGTTCGGCCTGACTGACGGCCAGCCGAAGACTTTAGACGAAATCGGCAAGGTCTACGGAGTGACGCGTGAGCGCATCCGCCAGATCGAATCGAAGACAATGTCCAAGCTGCGGCACCCGTCCCGCTCGCAGGTCCTCCGGGACTACCTGGACTAAATCTGTCCGCACTGCAAAAGCGGCCCAGTCGGATAACCGGCTGGGCCGCTTTTTGTTGATCGCCGCTTGTAAAGCACAACCCGGGTACATCCGGGAAGCAACGAGGCTCCTCCCTGGTGGGAGGAGCCTCGTTATCTGATCAACACAATACTTGCTGAATAAGGGAGTCCGGCTCTGCGGGCTGCCCTGCCTAGTCGACGGGGACGGGCGCCTTCTCGTTGAGGCGCTCGGTCTCATCGTGCCAGTCCGAAGTCATGGGCCGGAGCGTAGCTTCAACTGCACGTGCGTGGTGGCCGCAGAAAAGCAGCTCACCACCGGAGGACTCGAGTACAACGCGGACATATGCTTGGGCTCCGCAACGATCGCACCGGTCAGCTGCGTTTAGCGTGCGGTCTGCAACTGCAACTGCTGTTGTCATGTCGGCCTCCTTAGTAGTTCCGTACATCCATATAACCAGCATTCGACGCAGATCCATGGCAAGGATGGGTCACTTTCGCTGTCCGCGTATCACATGTGCGTAACGTAACCACGCAGCTTGGCCCGTACCGGGAGTGGCAACCAGTGCCACCGGGCCGTCGGGGCTAGCCTAGTATGGGCAGTGTTTGCCCTGAGTTTCCAGCAATTACCAGCAGCTACTAACAGCAACGAACAGCAACTGGGCGGCTGGGAAGCACCCCAAGATTCACCTTGAGATATACCCGAAGGAGCACACCGCGAGTGGCACCGAGTTCTGAATACAACGCCCGGCACCTGTCTGTCCTTGAAGGCCTGGAAGCCGTCCGCAAACGCCCGGGCATGTACATCGGTTCCACCGACTCCCGTGGCCTCATGCACTGCCTGTGGGAAATCATCGACAACGCCGTTGATGAAGCCCTGGCGGGCTTCGGCCACGACATCAAGGTGATCCTCCACGCCGACAACTCAGTGGAAATCCATGACGAC
Above is a genomic segment from Arthrobacter sp. YN containing:
- a CDS encoding OsmC family protein, with the translated sequence MAATRTAHTVWNGNLIEGAGNTTLDSSGLGTFDVTWKARTEQSGGKTSPEELIAAAHSACFSMAFSHALAGEGFTAEEVNTKADVTFVPGTGITGSHLTMTAKVPGLSEEDFRRISEDAKTGCPVSGALASIEITLDATLSV
- a CDS encoding VOC family protein, with the protein product MTPGLADLHDADADVLRRKAELLGASFMEDHSIGDFHWHVMQDPEGNEFCIAQDEVRVPRADFCPLCPKKSNRPTPQCCIVGRLPGVRKVPDQFQSVAIAMFTKARPPTP
- the sucB gene encoding 2-oxoglutarate dehydrogenase, E2 component, dihydrolipoamide succinyltransferase, encoding MSESVNLPALGESVTEGTVTRWLKQVGDRVEIDEPLLEVSTDKVDTEIPSPISGVIEEILVAEDETAEVGAPLVRIGDGSGSAAPAAEAAPAEEAPAAPAEQAAPAQEAPAAPAAEEAPASEAPAASGGEGHEVTLPALGESVTEGTVTRWLKAIGDTVEVDEPLLEVSTDKVDTEIPSPVAGTLQEIRVNEDETAEVGSVLAVIGSGAAAPAAAPAPAAPAAAPAPAAAPAAAPAPAAAPAPAAATPTPAAPAAASAAPAAEGSSESGYVTPLVRKLANQHGVDIASVSGTGVGGRIRKQDVLAAAEAKQAAAAPAASAPAAAAPAAKAAAPVVASSLRGTTEKAPRIRQVIARRMRESLEVSTQLTQVHEVDMTKIAKLRLKAKNQFLAQNGVKLTFLPFIAKAVAEALKQHPKLNAAYDESKQEITYHNAEHLAIAVDTDKGLLVPVISDAGNLNLAGLAGKIADVAGRTRDGKIGPDELSGGTFSITNIGSVGALFDTPIINQPQVGILGTGAIVKRAVVVADENGDDSIAIRSMMYLSLTYDHRLVDGADAGRFLQTLKARLEEGAFEADLGL
- the lpdA gene encoding dihydrolipoyl dehydrogenase, translated to MADQATAQEFDILVLGGGSGGYATALRAVQLGFTVGLVEKAKLGGTCLHNGCIPTKALLHSAELADHARDSAKYGVNVTLDSIDMPAVNAYKDGIIAGKYKGLQGLIKSKGITVIEGEGKLEGNNTVVVNGTPYTGKNIVLATGSYSRSLPGLEIGGKVITSDQALTMDYIPKSAIVLGGGVIGVEFASVWKSFGVDVTIIEGLPSLVPNEDASIVKNLERAFKKRGIKFTTGIFFQGVEQNDDGVKVTLVDGQTFEADLLLVAVGRGPVTANLGYEKAGLTIDRGFVITNERLHTGVGNIYAVGDIVPGVQLAHRGYQQGIFVAEEIAGLNPAIVEDINIPKVTYCEPEIATVGYTEKAAKEKFGDDQVQTQEYNLAGNGKSSILGTGGIVKLVRQKDGPVVGIHMIGSRMGEQIGEAQLIVNWEAYPEDVAQLVHAHPTQNESLGEAHLALAGKALHG
- a CDS encoding leucyl aminopeptidase, encoding MVKTTDIILGIIAKDLKKSPSDALVIGVAQGADGPALLPNPLSAKAAESVAGSLKLLGITGAADQAHRLPGLPETGSGILVLAGVGKLSESGSLPEESLRRAAGSAVRQLAGVTSVTLAFPTTGVADVAAIAEGAALGAYSYTEHRSSKDGLKAPVAKALIFSDVDPKDAQPALDRAAVVARAVNATRTLVNQPPSHLYPESFAESAKELAKGLPVKVTVWDEKRLEKEGFGGILGVGKGSTRQPRLVKVEYTPAKATKKIALVGKGITFDTGGISIKPALGMGDMKSDMAGAAVVLNTVLAIASLGLNIKATAWLCIAENMPSGAAARPADVFTIYGGKTVEVLNTDAEGRLVMADGLVAASLEKPDAIIDVATLTGAQLIALGLRTAGVMGSDSVTAALKSAADRAGELVWPMPLPEELRPSLDSQVADLANIGERNGGMMTAAVFLREFVGKNGDGQQIPWAHVDIAGPSFNNGSPYGYTPKQGTGCTVRTLVAYAEDLLAVSA
- a CDS encoding proteasome assembly chaperone family protein is translated as MFERISGSLLDPESLYARNIETFHSPELRGLNMVMGFTGFADAGQVVRQINAELLDELDAEVVAMFDADQLIDYRSRRPHISFVEDHVQDYQAPKLGLYKLTDGLGQPFLLLAGFEPDLQWERFSRAVVGIVEELDVNLVTWIHSIPMPVPHTRPVGVTVHGNRPDLIEGISSWKPTVDVPAAIGHILELRLTEAERNVAGYVIHVPHYLSEAEYPPAAVAGLEYLGAATSLMLPTDRLRESGREVGRQIAEQIEASEEVQAVVTNLETRYDEKSEGVVRRSLLADENDELPNAEDIGAAVEAYLARKDSPQ